From the Nitrospira sp. genome, one window contains:
- a CDS encoding YggT family protein encodes MFVFRNVLLGTATVLDYVLWLYMWIIIARALISWVNPDPWNPIVQFLDRATEPVLAPIRRWMGGRMGIDLSPIIAILILTFLQFAVVQSLKDLALRMN; translated from the coding sequence ATGTTTGTGTTTCGGAATGTGCTGTTGGGGACCGCCACGGTGCTGGATTATGTGCTGTGGCTGTATATGTGGATCATCATCGCTCGGGCCTTGATCTCCTGGGTCAACCCCGATCCATGGAATCCGATTGTCCAATTTCTTGATCGTGCCACTGAACCGGTGCTCGCGCCCATTCGCCGCTGGATGGGAGGGCGCATGGGCATTGACCTCTCGCCAATTATCGCCATTCTGATTTTGACGTTTCTGCAGTTTGCTGTGGTGCAGTCATTAAAAGATCTGGCGTTGCGGATGAACTGA
- the ftsA gene encoding cell division protein FtsA codes for MPKRDQILVGLDIGTTKICAIVAEITDGGMLNIIGVGASPSRGLRKGVVVDIESTVESIKKAVEEAELMAAVQINSVYTGIAGSHISAENCKGVVALKKAEVTREDIHRAIESARTLAVIPHERRILHVLPREYMVDGQEGVREPLGLSGNRLEVNVHVITGAVTSAQNIIKSVNRAGLDVVDIILQPLASSEAVLSQEERDLGVAMVDLGGGTTDLAIFLDGSIRHSAVLPIGGQNLTKDLAIGLLTSQTEAEKIKMRYGIARTDLVTGHETVEVPSVGDRPARTFSRRDIAEILEPRVEEMFELVRREIARAGYEGILGAGVVLTGGTSLLEGMPDAAEKVLNLPARRGTPSGVGGLRDIVSNPGHATGVGLLLHARKHADELETAGLRNGGPWAKMFGWTKRVLEVF; via the coding sequence GTGCCAAAACGAGATCAAATCCTTGTCGGCCTGGATATCGGAACCACCAAGATCTGCGCGATCGTCGCGGAGATCACGGATGGCGGAATGCTGAACATCATCGGTGTCGGGGCCAGTCCCTCCCGCGGCTTACGCAAAGGGGTGGTGGTCGATATCGAGAGTACGGTGGAGTCGATCAAGAAGGCGGTCGAAGAGGCCGAACTCATGGCGGCGGTCCAGATCAACTCGGTCTACACCGGCATCGCCGGCAGCCATATTTCAGCGGAGAACTGCAAAGGCGTCGTGGCGCTGAAGAAGGCCGAAGTGACGCGTGAGGATATTCATCGAGCGATCGAAAGCGCCCGGACGTTGGCGGTGATTCCGCACGAACGGCGCATTCTGCATGTCTTGCCGCGCGAGTACATGGTCGACGGACAGGAAGGCGTCCGCGAGCCGCTCGGGCTCTCCGGAAACCGGCTCGAGGTCAATGTGCACGTGATTACCGGTGCGGTGACCTCCGCGCAAAACATCATCAAGAGTGTCAATCGCGCCGGGCTTGATGTGGTGGACATCATTCTGCAGCCGTTGGCTTCCAGCGAAGCGGTATTGAGTCAGGAAGAGCGCGATCTGGGTGTGGCCATGGTGGATCTCGGTGGCGGGACCACCGATCTGGCCATTTTCCTCGACGGCAGTATCCGGCATTCGGCGGTGCTCCCGATCGGCGGACAGAATTTGACGAAGGATCTGGCGATCGGCCTGCTGACGTCTCAAACCGAGGCCGAGAAAATCAAGATGCGGTATGGCATTGCCCGGACGGACCTGGTGACTGGGCACGAGACGGTCGAAGTACCGTCGGTAGGCGATCGTCCGGCCCGGACCTTCTCCCGTCGGGATATTGCCGAGATTCTCGAACCGCGCGTGGAAGAAATGTTTGAGCTGGTCCGGCGCGAGATCGCACGGGCCGGGTACGAAGGCATCTTGGGTGCCGGGGTCGTCTTGACCGGCGGCACGTCGTTGCTCGAAGGGATGCCGGATGCGGCGGAAAAGGTGTTGAATTTGCCGGCGCGTCGCGGGACGCCGTCGGGCGTCGGTGGACTCAGAGATATTGTGAGCAACCCCGGTCATGCGACCGGCGTCGGACTCTTGTTGCATGCGAGAAAGCACGCGGATGAATTGGAAACGGCGGGGCTCCGGAACGGAGGACCCTGGGCGAAGATGTTTGGATGGACGAAACGGGTGTTGGAGGTGTTCTAA
- a CDS encoding FtsQ-type POTRA domain-containing protein, with protein MKRWTIARRAAQRQAGPRLNQWKGTRSSQVEAKDRVVRRAQVAAKGRQLIRWSAIGIGVVLAVWGLVVGVQRSGPVLQRLLEIKAVTVEGVHQIGKQELVDRLALKPGTPLHHIVTTAMKERVESHPWVKEAVVTRVPFHELRISVVERKPAAIVHAGSENFLSDEDGHVLARLGQGDNAMFPMVTGLDSRELLRGDADVRHAVKSGVELARLVGQSIDGRLQVNAANPANLVASVRGVQFQFGDDAVSDQWERFQRIKPSLKTVMFDGHGRGGNEIDLRYENRVIVRERG; from the coding sequence ATGAAGCGTTGGACGATCGCTCGACGCGCCGCGCAACGTCAGGCCGGACCGCGGCTGAATCAGTGGAAAGGCACTCGTTCGAGCCAGGTGGAGGCCAAAGATCGCGTGGTGCGTCGCGCGCAGGTGGCGGCGAAAGGCCGGCAGCTTATCCGATGGAGCGCAATCGGTATCGGAGTGGTTCTTGCCGTGTGGGGCTTGGTCGTCGGGGTCCAGCGCTCCGGCCCGGTGCTTCAGCGCCTCCTTGAAATCAAGGCGGTCACCGTTGAAGGGGTGCATCAGATCGGGAAGCAGGAGTTGGTGGATCGGTTGGCACTCAAGCCCGGAACCCCGCTCCACCACATCGTGACGACGGCCATGAAGGAACGGGTGGAGTCTCATCCATGGGTGAAGGAAGCGGTGGTGACCCGGGTGCCATTTCACGAACTGCGCATTTCTGTGGTGGAGCGCAAACCGGCTGCCATCGTGCACGCCGGTTCGGAGAATTTCTTGAGTGACGAAGATGGACATGTGTTGGCGCGATTGGGACAGGGCGACAACGCGATGTTTCCGATGGTGACGGGTCTGGATTCACGGGAACTGTTGCGCGGCGATGCGGATGTGCGCCACGCGGTGAAGTCCGGAGTCGAACTGGCCAGATTAGTCGGCCAGAGCATCGACGGGCGTTTGCAGGTGAACGCCGCGAATCCTGCCAACCTGGTGGCCTCCGTTCGGGGGGTCCAATTTCAATTCGGTGACGATGCGGTGAGCGATCAATGGGAGCGATTTCAACGGATCAAGCCTTCGCTGAAGACGGTGATGTTTGACGGCCACGGGCGGGGCGGGAATGAAATCGATCTACGATACGAGAATCGTGTGATTGTGCGAGAGAGGGGGTGA
- a CDS encoding YggS family pyridoxal phosphate-dependent enzyme, which translates to MERVADDSLARRVQQILDRIRNAAERAGRSPDTVRLVAATKTVPAERIREGLGAGLALLGENRMQEALAKVALLRDLSPRWHFIGQLQRRKVRDAIGIFELIHSVDSMELAQEINRRAGAAGVKQAVLLEVNIAGEASKAGFLPPVLMQDVSLLGDLPHLRIQGLMTIPPPTERPEAARPYFRDLRELGARIAAKHSSSMTMQDFSMGMSHDFEIAIEEGATMVRVGTAIFGARHV; encoded by the coding sequence ATGGAGCGGGTTGCCGATGATTCCCTCGCCCGACGCGTGCAGCAGATTCTGGACCGTATACGGAACGCTGCGGAACGGGCTGGCAGATCACCGGACACCGTCCGGCTGGTGGCGGCGACCAAGACGGTTCCGGCGGAGCGGATCAGAGAGGGACTTGGTGCCGGGCTCGCCCTCTTGGGGGAGAATCGGATGCAGGAGGCGCTTGCAAAGGTTGCGCTCCTCCGGGACCTGTCACCCCGCTGGCATTTTATCGGCCAGTTGCAACGGCGGAAGGTGCGCGACGCGATCGGCATCTTTGAGCTGATTCATTCGGTCGATTCCATGGAATTGGCCCAAGAGATCAATCGGCGAGCCGGCGCCGCCGGCGTAAAGCAGGCGGTGCTTTTGGAAGTGAACATAGCCGGCGAAGCGAGCAAGGCCGGATTTTTGCCGCCGGTGCTGATGCAGGACGTGAGTCTTCTCGGCGACTTGCCGCATCTCAGGATTCAAGGGCTGATGACGATACCGCCTCCGACGGAACGGCCGGAAGCGGCGCGGCCCTATTTCCGAGATCTTCGCGAGCTCGGGGCGCGCATCGCCGCAAAGCATAGTTCGTCTATGACGATGCAGGATTTTTCCATGGGCATGTCGCATGACTTTGAGATCGCGATCGAAGAGGGGGCGACGATGGTGCGCGTAGGCACGGCGATTTTTGGAGCGCGCCATGTCTAA
- a CDS encoding DivIVA domain-containing protein — protein sequence MKITPLDIQQMVFRTKLRGYDREEVNRFLEELAQTVESLNRDNAMLRERLAMTEQQVSELKRTETTLSNTLVAAQSLADDVKRSANRDAELIVKEAELKAGEVIRQARVELGETQRDLSQLQKQRLLMVERMRATLHTFERMLDVESAEAYQDSGVVPEEKMEGESSPTRS from the coding sequence ATGAAGATCACACCACTCGACATTCAACAGATGGTGTTCCGCACGAAGCTCCGTGGCTATGATCGTGAGGAGGTCAACCGGTTTCTCGAGGAGCTGGCGCAAACCGTGGAATCGTTGAATCGCGACAATGCGATGCTGCGGGAGCGGTTGGCCATGACGGAACAGCAAGTGTCAGAATTGAAACGAACCGAGACGACACTGTCGAACACCCTTGTGGCGGCGCAATCGCTGGCCGATGACGTCAAGCGCAGCGCCAACCGCGATGCGGAGTTGATCGTCAAGGAAGCGGAGCTGAAGGCCGGCGAAGTCATTCGTCAGGCGCGGGTGGAGCTGGGCGAGACGCAGCGGGATCTCTCCCAATTGCAGAAACAGCGGCTGCTTATGGTCGAGCGGATGCGGGCCACGCTCCATACGTTTGAGCGCATGTTGGATGTCGAGTCGGCCGAGGCCTATCAGGATAGTGGTGTCGTTCCTGAAGAGAAGATGGAAGGGGAGTCGAGTCCGACTCGTTCCTGA
- a CDS encoding D-alanine--D-alanine ligase, with translation MADRRVLTDKRIGVLMGGQSSEREVSLRTGQAVHQSLLRRGYHAIAVDVGPNLFRDVTENKIELAFLSLHGPGGEDGTIQGFLETLGIPYTGSGVQASAMGMHKVTTKTLAVSAKVPVPAGTQIRRGEQPSLAMVLKATKLKLPVVVKPASQGSTIGVSIVRKPAQWKEALALAHRYDPDAMVEAYIPGHETTVSILGGASGVLTVLPVVEIVAPEGFYDFSAKYQKGKTQYLCPAPLPAKLTKQITELARRTYEALGCEGAARVDFRITPRGKPYMLEINTVPGMTETSLLPMAAGQAGIDYDSLVERILQSALDRAERMALAEKGLSA, from the coding sequence ATGGCAGACCGACGTGTGCTGACAGATAAGCGGATCGGAGTCTTGATGGGCGGACAATCGTCCGAGCGAGAAGTCTCGCTGCGTACCGGGCAGGCGGTCCACCAGTCGCTTCTCCGCCGGGGCTATCACGCCATTGCGGTCGATGTGGGCCCGAATCTGTTTCGTGACGTGACGGAGAACAAGATCGAGCTGGCGTTCCTGTCTCTGCATGGCCCGGGCGGCGAGGATGGAACGATTCAGGGATTTCTAGAGACGCTCGGAATTCCCTACACGGGGTCCGGCGTGCAGGCGAGCGCGATGGGTATGCACAAAGTCACCACGAAAACGCTGGCGGTGTCGGCAAAAGTGCCGGTTCCGGCCGGGACGCAGATACGGCGCGGTGAACAGCCGTCGCTGGCCATGGTACTGAAGGCGACGAAGCTGAAATTGCCGGTGGTGGTGAAGCCGGCCTCGCAGGGATCCACGATCGGCGTGTCGATTGTCCGGAAGCCCGCGCAATGGAAAGAGGCGCTCGCCCTGGCCCATCGCTACGATCCGGATGCCATGGTCGAGGCCTACATTCCTGGACATGAAACGACGGTCTCTATCTTAGGCGGGGCGTCCGGTGTGCTGACGGTCCTGCCTGTGGTGGAAATTGTGGCGCCCGAAGGGTTCTACGATTTTTCGGCGAAGTATCAAAAGGGCAAGACGCAATACCTCTGTCCAGCTCCCCTTCCCGCAAAGCTCACCAAGCAGATTACTGAGTTGGCGAGGCGAACATACGAGGCGTTGGGTTGCGAAGGGGCGGCCCGGGTGGATTTCAGAATCACGCCTCGCGGGAAGCCCTACATGTTGGAGATCAACACGGTGCCGGGCATGACGGAGACCAGCCTGTTGCCGATGGCGGCGGGCCAAGCCGGAATCGATTACGACAGTTTGGTCGAACGAATTTTGCAATCGGCGTTGGACCGTGCCGAACGAATGGCGCTCGCCGAAAAAGGATTGTCAGCATGA
- the pgeF gene encoding peptidoglycan editing factor PgeF → MGRASVITVPAFASARSGVRHFFGTRAHAEHLRLGTGAPIRAPGVPAPWILSVKQVHGTDALVVDRPLTDADRFDGGWDALVTDQPGTMVAVRTADCVPVLVHDARRRVVAAIHAGWRGAVAGIVPKTLMLMQTRFGAELGQLHVSIGPSAGVCCYEVDEPVLNEVRERFVWWETVLRDHRAGKARLDLKALIRRQVQDCGIGGGQVTSVNVCTICHEDLFFSYRREGKVIGTMVSAIGLSATQ, encoded by the coding sequence ATGGGACGAGCATCGGTGATTACGGTGCCGGCATTTGCTTCTGCGAGAAGCGGTGTCCGGCACTTCTTTGGCACAAGGGCGCATGCCGAACATCTGCGGTTGGGGACCGGGGCCCCGATACGTGCGCCCGGTGTACCGGCGCCTTGGATTTTATCGGTGAAGCAGGTGCATGGGACAGACGCGCTCGTCGTCGATCGGCCGCTGACCGATGCCGACCGGTTTGACGGCGGGTGGGATGCCCTGGTGACGGATCAGCCCGGGACAATGGTGGCGGTGCGCACCGCTGACTGCGTCCCTGTGCTGGTGCACGATGCGCGTCGGCGGGTGGTGGCCGCGATCCACGCCGGATGGCGCGGGGCCGTCGCGGGGATTGTGCCTAAGACCTTGATGCTTATGCAGACGCGATTCGGAGCAGAGCTCGGCCAGCTGCATGTCAGTATCGGCCCCTCTGCCGGTGTCTGCTGCTATGAGGTGGACGAACCGGTGCTGAACGAGGTTCGGGAGCGATTTGTTTGGTGGGAAACGGTTTTGCGTGATCATCGTGCGGGCAAAGCGCGCCTCGACTTAAAGGCGTTGATCAGGCGGCAAGTGCAGGATTGCGGGATTGGCGGCGGACAGGTCACGAGCGTGAACGTGTGTACGATTTGTCATGAAGATCTCTTTTTCTCGTATCGCCGCGAGGGCAAGGTAATCGGAACCATGGTGAGCGCGATTGGCTTGTCGGCCACGCAGTAA
- the ftsZ gene encoding cell division protein FtsZ, with translation MFSFQEDALLPVRIKVVGVGGAGCNAVNTMIGSGLARVDFIAANTDLQALDRSLAPYKIQLGPERTRGLGAGARPEIGKDAALESKDHIRECLEGADMVFVTAGMGGGTGTGAAPIVASIAREQGILTVGVVTKPFQYEGQRRHKHAEEGIRDLRRHVDTLLVIPNQRLLGIVDKSTPLLEAFKVADDVLRQAIQGIADVITTTGHVNVDFADVRTIMSHTGRAVMGMGIARGTNRAIEAAQRAICSPLLEEGSVQGARGVLLNITGGPNMTLHEIEEAASIIQQTADSDANIIVGQVINPDMGDDLVVTVIATGFECEEEMASMTASVEQTSARAAKPVQPVLAGVGVSAAMGMTDRPMKDLDRPTFLRQRNDAREAIDRALVAEDEWDVPTFLRKQVN, from the coding sequence ATGTTCTCATTTCAGGAAGATGCACTGTTACCGGTCAGGATCAAGGTCGTCGGAGTCGGCGGGGCTGGGTGCAACGCGGTGAATACGATGATCGGGTCGGGGCTCGCCCGGGTCGATTTCATCGCCGCGAATACCGATCTGCAAGCGCTCGACCGGTCGCTCGCCCCGTACAAGATTCAATTGGGTCCCGAACGGACTCGCGGGCTCGGGGCCGGCGCCCGCCCGGAAATCGGGAAGGATGCGGCACTCGAGAGCAAAGATCATATCCGGGAATGTCTCGAAGGTGCGGATATGGTGTTTGTTACCGCTGGGATGGGCGGCGGCACCGGCACCGGTGCAGCCCCGATCGTGGCCAGCATTGCACGGGAGCAAGGCATTCTCACCGTGGGCGTGGTGACCAAGCCCTTTCAATATGAAGGACAGCGTCGCCACAAACATGCGGAAGAAGGGATTCGGGATCTTCGCCGCCATGTGGACACGCTCCTTGTGATTCCGAATCAGCGCCTGCTGGGGATTGTCGACAAGTCGACGCCCTTGCTCGAAGCCTTCAAAGTCGCCGACGATGTGTTGCGCCAGGCGATCCAAGGCATCGCCGATGTGATCACGACCACCGGTCATGTGAACGTCGACTTTGCCGATGTGCGGACGATCATGTCGCATACAGGCCGCGCCGTCATGGGCATGGGTATCGCGCGGGGAACCAATCGTGCGATCGAAGCCGCACAACGGGCGATCTGCAGCCCGCTGCTCGAAGAAGGCAGTGTGCAGGGGGCACGTGGCGTCCTCCTGAACATCACGGGTGGTCCGAATATGACGCTGCATGAAATTGAAGAGGCGGCTTCCATCATTCAGCAAACGGCCGACTCAGATGCCAATATCATTGTCGGCCAAGTGATCAATCCCGACATGGGCGATGATCTGGTGGTGACGGTGATCGCGACGGGCTTTGAATGTGAAGAGGAGATGGCCTCGATGACGGCGAGCGTCGAACAGACGTCGGCCCGCGCCGCGAAGCCGGTGCAGCCTGTCTTGGCCGGTGTGGGCGTGAGCGCTGCGATGGGAATGACCGACCGGCCGATGAAGGATCTGGATCGGCCCACGTTCCTTCGCCAACGGAACGATGCCCGTGAGGCCATCGACCGGGCGTTGGTGGCGGAAGATGAATGGGATGTCCCCACGTTTCTCCGGAAGCAGGTGAATTAA
- the murB gene encoding UDP-N-acetylmuramate dehydrogenase: MARQGRTDAQTGRRTSSQRRLEAAVEGIRGAVSFNAPLKDYTSFRIGGPADVLVEPADVDDVARLVRQTKAQKLPLFVVGGTNLLIRDKGIRGVVVHLGKLRTIREEAGAVLYAEGGVGMPTLIGYAIRHSLAGLEWAAGIPGTVAGCVVMNAGTRLGEMKDSVKAVRLVNRKGEVVDIPASEIPFAYRRAALPVGIVVAVWVQLKAGVRAEVEKVVKDYLHYRRDTQPLALPSAGCVFKNPPKDSAGRVIDLAGLKGAQVGDAQVSEKHANFIVNQGQASAKDVLTLIRKVRAAVARRTGVKLELELKVVGQA, translated from the coding sequence ATGGCTCGGCAAGGACGGACAGATGCACAGACCGGTCGTCGGACAAGCAGTCAGCGTCGATTGGAAGCCGCGGTCGAGGGTATTCGGGGGGCGGTGTCGTTCAATGCCCCGCTCAAGGACTACACGTCGTTCCGTATCGGGGGGCCGGCTGATGTCCTGGTCGAACCGGCTGATGTCGATGATGTGGCCCGTCTGGTCCGTCAAACCAAGGCGCAGAAGCTTCCGTTGTTTGTCGTGGGCGGGACGAATCTTCTCATTCGAGACAAGGGGATCAGAGGCGTGGTCGTTCATCTCGGCAAGCTCCGAACGATTAGAGAAGAAGCGGGAGCGGTCCTGTATGCCGAAGGAGGCGTGGGGATGCCGACGCTGATCGGGTACGCCATCCGGCATTCGCTGGCGGGGCTGGAATGGGCCGCCGGTATCCCCGGCACGGTGGCCGGGTGTGTCGTCATGAATGCCGGAACCAGGCTGGGCGAAATGAAAGACTCGGTCAAGGCCGTACGGCTCGTGAATCGCAAGGGCGAGGTTGTCGATATCCCGGCATCGGAGATTCCCTTTGCCTATCGCCGGGCCGCGTTGCCGGTCGGCATTGTCGTGGCCGTGTGGGTGCAGTTGAAGGCGGGTGTACGGGCGGAAGTCGAAAAGGTCGTGAAAGACTATCTGCACTATCGGCGCGATACGCAGCCGCTGGCGCTGCCGAGTGCCGGCTGTGTGTTCAAGAATCCTCCCAAGGACTCGGCCGGGCGGGTCATCGACTTGGCCGGGCTCAAAGGCGCCCAGGTCGGCGATGCGCAGGTATCGGAGAAGCATGCGAACTTCATCGTGAATCAGGGGCAGGCCAGCGCCAAGGATGTATTGACGCTGATTCGGAAGGTCCGAGCGGCGGTGGCGCGGAGGACCGGCGTGAAGTTGGAGTTGGAACTCAAGGTCGTGGGACAGGCCTAG
- a CDS encoding serine hydrolase domain-containing protein → MSNVPLIQAALEQAVTDGVFPGAVLAVRYGGGQADMFAAGLVSTLGAARSVQPATVYDLASLTKPLSTVTGLVMLIQAGRCELHDRVESILPELAGSPIGTASLWHLLTHSSGLPGWRGYYERLSPTASIPATEEQRGLSRLGLMKLIRDEALIYERGARSLYSDLGFMLLGMVVERCSGAPLQEFFRDRIASLAGTSQLGFVPAEWADDFLQCARRRGSEVAPTEYDIWRGRLLCGEVHDENAASLGGVAGHAGLFGTAEAVLAVAGAWLEAFHRRSSVLDALLVKEFTGRRTAVAGTSWALGWDTPSFPSSAGRLLSEVSFGHLGYTGTSVWIDPRHELEIVLLSNRVHPTRKNERIKAFRPLIHELVYREYVRCD, encoded by the coding sequence ATGTCGAATGTTCCTCTCATTCAGGCGGCACTTGAGCAGGCCGTCACGGACGGAGTGTTTCCCGGAGCCGTGCTGGCTGTGCGCTATGGCGGCGGCCAGGCCGATATGTTTGCCGCTGGGCTCGTGTCGACTCTTGGCGCCGCTCGATCCGTTCAGCCGGCGACGGTCTATGATTTAGCCTCGCTCACGAAGCCGTTGTCCACGGTAACGGGTTTGGTGATGCTCATCCAAGCCGGACGATGTGAGCTGCATGATCGGGTTGAATCGATACTCCCGGAACTGGCTGGCAGTCCGATCGGCACGGCGTCGCTCTGGCATCTGTTGACGCATAGTTCGGGGCTTCCTGGTTGGCGAGGGTATTACGAGCGACTGAGTCCGACGGCCTCCATCCCCGCGACAGAAGAACAGCGCGGTCTCTCGCGTCTCGGGCTTATGAAGCTGATCCGAGACGAAGCCCTGATCTATGAGCGAGGGGCGCGAAGCCTCTACAGTGATCTGGGATTTATGCTTCTGGGAATGGTCGTGGAGCGGTGCAGCGGCGCTCCGCTTCAGGAATTCTTTCGTGACCGGATTGCTTCCCTGGCAGGAACCTCGCAGCTGGGGTTTGTGCCAGCAGAATGGGCAGATGACTTTCTTCAATGCGCCCGTCGACGTGGGAGTGAGGTTGCGCCCACTGAATACGATATCTGGAGGGGGCGACTATTGTGCGGCGAAGTTCACGATGAAAATGCGGCGTCTCTTGGCGGTGTTGCCGGGCATGCGGGTCTCTTCGGAACGGCGGAGGCAGTGTTGGCTGTGGCAGGGGCTTGGCTTGAGGCCTTTCATCGGCGGTCGTCCGTTCTTGATGCGCTGCTTGTCAAAGAGTTTACCGGTCGACGGACGGCTGTGGCGGGGACGAGTTGGGCGTTGGGGTGGGATACTCCGTCGTTTCCGTCGTCGGCGGGGAGACTTCTGTCCGAGGTTTCTTTTGGCCACTTAGGATATACGGGGACGTCGGTGTGGATTGATCCGCGTCATGAGCTGGAGATCGTCTTGTTGTCCAATCGGGTGCACCCGACTAGGAAGAATGAGCGGATTAAAGCGTTTCGACCGCTGATCCACGAGCTGGTCTATCGGGAATATGTAAGGTGTGATTAG
- the proC gene encoding pyrroline-5-carboxylate reductase, with protein sequence MSKTRIHEKIAFIGGGQMAEALIAGLVATHCCEPDQIWATDPVAERCDTLKRLHGVRVGGSNREAAAWAGMIVLAVKPQILDGVMSDIAGELKRALTISVAAGIPIQAITKAGGTGTRVVRAMPNTPAMVQEGMTALALGPGVSESDAGTARALFESVGKVVTVEERLMDAVTGLSGSGPAYVFLAIEAMADGGVKMGLPRATAEVLAAQTVLGAAKMVIETGEHPARLKDKVASPGGTTIAGLHRLEVGGMRATLIDAIEAATKRSQELGR encoded by the coding sequence ATGTCTAAGACTCGCATTCATGAAAAGATCGCCTTTATCGGCGGTGGCCAGATGGCCGAAGCGCTGATTGCCGGGCTCGTCGCGACCCATTGCTGCGAGCCGGATCAGATCTGGGCCACCGATCCTGTCGCGGAACGCTGTGATACGCTGAAGCGCCTGCATGGTGTTCGTGTGGGTGGTTCGAATCGTGAGGCCGCGGCGTGGGCGGGAATGATTGTGCTGGCCGTCAAGCCGCAGATTCTCGACGGGGTCATGAGTGACATTGCCGGAGAGCTGAAGCGGGCGCTCACGATCTCAGTAGCCGCCGGGATTCCGATCCAGGCGATCACGAAAGCCGGCGGGACAGGAACCAGAGTGGTGCGAGCCATGCCGAACACTCCTGCCATGGTGCAGGAAGGGATGACGGCTCTAGCCCTCGGACCTGGCGTCTCTGAGTCGGACGCCGGAACGGCGCGCGCACTATTTGAATCGGTCGGGAAAGTTGTGACGGTTGAAGAGCGGTTGATGGATGCCGTCACGGGACTCAGCGGCAGCGGCCCGGCCTACGTTTTTCTGGCCATCGAAGCGATGGCGGATGGGGGCGTGAAGATGGGATTGCCCCGTGCGACGGCGGAGGTGCTGGCTGCGCAAACCGTTCTAGGTGCGGCAAAGATGGTGATTGAGACCGGGGAGCATCCTGCTCGACTCAAGGACAAGGTGGCGTCTCCTGGCGGAACGACGATTGCAGGCCTGCATCGTCTGGAAGTGGGCGGGATGCGCGCGACGCTGATCGATGCCATCGAGGCGGCGACGAAACGATCTCAGGAGCTCGGACGCTGA